ATCAGTCCGCTGACGACAGCGTCGCTCATTCGACGCACGCGCCTTTGCCGCCCGCCTGCTCGGAGGGCAGGGGCGCAGCGCTCTTGAGTTCGGGATAAAGCGTCAGCGCCAGGTCGCGCGCGGCGCGCGCGGTGCGCGGTCCGAAGCCGAGCAGATAAAGACCGTCCATCGAAACGAAGGCTTTCGTGGCGGCAGCGGGGGTCGCCGCGAGCGCCGGTTGCGCGAACACGGTGTCGGCGCTGAGTTCGCCGGGGCCGCCGCGGCTGATGGTGACGATCACATCGGGACGGGCGGCGATCACCGTTTCGTCGGTGATCTGCTTGTAGGATTCATGACCGTGGAACACGTTTACGGCGCCGGCCATCGTGATGATGCCATCAGCCGCGGTACCGCGCCCCGCCGCCATGACGCGGCCGTTGATAAAGGACAGCATGAACAGCACGCGCTTGGGGGTCTTGATGCCGGCACGAATCTTCTCTAGCGCGGCGACGTCGTTGTGGACCTGGGTGGCGAGGCAGGCCGCACGTTCGGTTGCACCGACTACTTTGCCGATCAGCTTGATCTTCTCGACGATGCCGGCTTCCGTATAGGTGTCCGGAATGACCACGAGCGGCACTTTGGCCGCTTCCAGGACATTGATCGTTTCCTTCGGACCCGAGCCGGCAATGGCGATCATCACGCTCGGATTGAGGCCGAGCACGCCTTCCGCCGACAATTGGCGCATGTAGCCGACATTAGGCTTCTCTTTCATCGCCTGCGGCGGGTAGAGGCTGGTCGTATCGACGCCGACGATGTCCTTGCCGTGACCGAGAGCGTAAAGAATCTCTGTCACCGCGCCGCCGATCGAAACGATGCGGCTTGTGTCGCGGATCGTGATGCTGCGTCCGGTTGCGTCGGTCGCTGTCGTTTGCGCTAGAGCCGGCGCGGCGAGCGTCATCGCGACGGCAAATACAAGGACCCGCGCGAGTGCACCGCGAAGTGTTGTCTGGAAGCTACAGTGCATCGGATTTCTCGCGCCGTTACTTGGTGAGGATCAGTTTGTTCTGCGCCGTGAGGCGCAGCCGGTAAGTCTCGTCGCCATGCGCAATGGTGATTTCGCGAGTGCCGGCAAACAGCGCGCGGCTATCAATGCGGTTTTCGCTAAGTGAAACACTGCGCGCGGTATCGGTATGACTTGCACTCAGTGTCACATTGCTTCGGCCATCGGCGGCCTTTTCATCGCTCATCGCCGTCGCTCTCGTAGTATTCGTAATGTTATGCCATGTTGTTGCTTATAATTTTGAGCCATTTTAAACTACGAATACATGGCGATCCGCTAGTTTAGAGCATTTATAACTTGTTTATTCATGCCTTGACCTCAGTAATACACGGTCGTTACAAAGGCAAACATTTGCTGCGGTAAGCAGTTCAAAAAGCCAGCCAGCCCGGTGGTCCCGAATGAGGTCCGCCTGCCAGCCCGCCGAAAAATCCAAAAACACCGGCTACGGGTTGGGGGTCGACATGACTGTGCTTCGCGGGAGCGCCATTGCGCTTCTGGTTTCGGTTTCATCAATGGCGTTGACGTTGGGCGAGCGGTCAGCGTCCGCTCAGGAAGCTCTGGTGCTCGATCCGATCACCGTTCTGGCGACCAAGACGCCGGAGAAGGCGACCGACTCGCTGGCTCCGGTCAGTGTCATTGGCCAGGACAAAATCCAGACAACCCAGCCCAAGCGAGTGTCCGATCTCTTCTATTATGTGCCCGGCCTGTGGACCCAGGATCGCGGCGACGATCCGGCCACCACCATCAACATCCGCGGCCTGCAGGACTTCGGTCGCGTCGCCACCATTGTCGACGGTGCGCGGCAGAACTATCAGCGCTCCGGTCACGGTGCGCAGGGCTCGTTTTTTCTCGATCCTGAACTGATCGGCAGCGTCGACGTTGTGCGCGGCCCGACCGCGAACATCTACGGCTCAGGCGCCATTGGCGGCGTGGTGTCATTCCAGACGAAGGACATCAACGACGTTCTGCGCCCCGGCGAAAAGTGGGGCTTCGATGTCGGTGTGGCCGGCGGGACCAATCAGCAGCAAGGCCGGATATCGACGTTTGGCGGCGTGCGGGTCAATCCGAAACTCGATCTTTTCACGGGCGCCATCTATCGCTCCCAGCAGAACTACAAGGACGGCGCCGGCACCGAGGTCGGCAATACCGGACTGAACGCGTCGAGCGGTCTGCTCAAGGTGACGGTGCGTCCGGCGGATGGCCACGAGGTCAAGTTCGGTGGCCTGTTCCAGGAGGATCTTTACTCGACTGGCCAGATCAACCGCGGTCCGACCACGACGGCGGCCCAGCGCGCGCTCTATCAGGGCTCGTCGGTGTACGATTCCGTCACCAAGAACTACCAGGGCACTTTGCGCTGGAAGTACAGCAGGCCGGAGGATCGGCTGTTCGACTTTGATCTCGGTCTTTACGCCACGCGCACGGCGACCGACCAGTGGAAATCCTATCACTACAGCACGTCTGGCGCCGCCTATTGCGGCGGCGGCACTGGCAACAACATCTCAGGCTGCGTCGGTGATCCGCGCAGCTATCAGATCGACACCGTTGGATTCGATTTCAGCAATACGTCTCGCGTCGCGATTGCGGGCTGGGAGAACGCCTTCACCTACGGCATCGACGGGTTCCAGGATGACGTCGCGACGGCGGACTCGCGCGGCAATTCCAACGTCACCACGCCCGGCGGCAAGCGCACCGTGTCCGGCGGCTTCCTGCAGTGGAAAGCCAACTATTCGAGCTGGCTGGAGATCATTAGCGCGGCGCGTTATGATCATTATCGACTGGAGTCGGCCAGCACGACCACCGATGGCAGCCGCGTGTCGCCGAAGATCACCGTGGGTATCACG
The Pseudolabrys sp. FHR47 genome window above contains:
- a CDS encoding hemin ABC transporter substrate-binding protein produces the protein MTLAAPALAQTTATDATGRSITIRDTSRIVSIGGAVTEILYALGHGKDIVGVDTTSLYPPQAMKEKPNVGYMRQLSAEGVLGLNPSVMIAIAGSGPKETINVLEAAKVPLVVIPDTYTEAGIVEKIKLIGKVVGATERAACLATQVHNDVAALEKIRAGIKTPKRVLFMLSFINGRVMAAGRGTAADGIITMAGAVNVFHGHESYKQITDETVIAARPDVIVTISRGGPGELSADTVFAQPALAATPAAATKAFVSMDGLYLLGFGPRTARAARDLALTLYPELKSAAPLPSEQAGGKGACVE
- the hemP gene encoding hemin uptake protein HemP → MSDEKAADGRSNVTLSASHTDTARSVSLSENRIDSRALFAGTREITIAHGDETYRLRLTAQNKLILTK
- a CDS encoding TonB-dependent hemoglobin/transferrin/lactoferrin family receptor; translated protein: MALTLGERSASAQEALVLDPITVLATKTPEKATDSLAPVSVIGQDKIQTTQPKRVSDLFYYVPGLWTQDRGDDPATTINIRGLQDFGRVATIVDGARQNYQRSGHGAQGSFFLDPELIGSVDVVRGPTANIYGSGAIGGVVSFQTKDINDVLRPGEKWGFDVGVAGGTNQQQGRISTFGGVRVNPKLDLFTGAIYRSQQNYKDGAGTEVGNTGLNASSGLLKVTVRPADGHEVKFGGLFQEDLYSTGQINRGPTTTAAQRALYQGSSVYDSVTKNYQGTLRWKYSRPEDRLFDFDLGLYATRTATDQWKSYHYSTSGAAYCGGGTGNNISGCVGDPRSYQIDTVGFDFSNTSRVAIAGWENAFTYGIDGFQDDVATADSRGNSNVTTPGGKRTVSGGFLQWKANYSSWLEIISAARYDHYRLESASTTTDGSRVSPKITVGITPVPGITPYVSYAEGYRAPSITETLIAGAHATGGGPTFFNCPDGSSGLFCFLPNPNLRPEVGKNKEVGINFKFDSIATKGDTFRAKVNVFQNDVEDYIDLVASAPTPVPPFGSYSQYYQYQNIPSARIRGLEAEVNYDAGLWFIGVNGTLQKGENTQTGVGLATIQPARVTTTGGVRLLDRKLTLSAQWSSVAANTDIPAGYVPSTSYNLVNLYATYQATKDVLINLGIDNVFNEYYRPYAIPGSSTDGTTQNDILWTAPGPGITYKAAVKVHFGGV